In Henriciella litoralis, the genomic window CGTCTTCAAGCTCCATCGCCATCGGCCACACACCAACGTCGGTTTCATCGCCGCGAGCAATTTCAATAGCCTCTTCCAGAGGCGTGCCGCGTTTCCAGCGCTTCACGATGTAGGGATAGCCAGAGGCTGTCGTAGTGCCCTCGCCCCAGTCGGTGGCGATCAGCAGCGTGTCATAATCGACCCAGGCAACGCCTTGCTTCGCTTCTGTCGTTTCAAAGCCGCCTTCGACGAAACTCTTCGTCTCAAGGTCAAATTCGCGCTGGATCACGGCATCCTTGCCACCATCGGACAACGAGACCATGCACAGCCATTTCTCGCCGTCTTCCGGCTTGAAACAGTTTGCGCCCTTATAGACCCAGTTCTTGCCCTCTTCCTCGGCCAGCTCGTCGAAATCGACAATCGTTTCCCAGTCCGGGTTTTCGGTCGCATAGCTTTCCAGCGGCGTGCGGCGCCAGAGGCCGCGAACATTGGTGGCGTCCTGCCAGAAATTATACACCCAGCCATCGCGGATCGTGCCGTAAGGAATGCGCTCATCGGACTGCAGCACGTCCAACGCGTCCTCATAATAGCGCTCATACATGTCGCCGGTTTGCAGATCTTCCAGCGTCCGCTCATTCTGGGACTTCACCCAGGCCAGCGCCTCTTCGCCCTCGACCTCTTCAAGCCAGAGATAAGGGTCCGTCTGGGCAGCGGCCTCTGCGTCAGCTGGCATCGGTTCGGCTTCAGTATTGGTTGGCACGGTCTCGGTCGTCTCCTGCGCACTGGCGGGGGTGGAAAAAATCAGCGCACTGGCGGCGGCCGTCATGAGCGCTGCGATAGCTGTTTGGGGTGTCTTCATTTCGGTATCTCCGATACGGTCGACTTCAGAAGGATTGCGTTTAGCTTAGAGCAAAATCTGCGCTCGAAAACCGGGGCACGGTCATGAAAGACACAAGGCGTCGGAAATTGCTTAAGACCGGCGCGGCCAGCCTTTCACCAAGGGCGCCGCTCGTCCAGGGGCAGACTTTGCTTGCATTCGGCGCCGCACTGGCACAGGAACTTGGCGTCACCACAGAGCGGCCAGACCTTTGAAGCCTAGAAACATACTCATCCTTTGCACCGGGAATTCCGCCCGCTCGATTATTGGCGAAGTTCTGACCTCGGCCATGCCGGGCTTCAAAGGCTATAGCGCAGGCTCACGCCCTCGCGAGGAACCCCACCCCATCGCCCTCGCTATCCTCGAAGCAAATGGGCACGACACGTCCGGCCTCTCCTCCAAAAGCTGGGATGTCTTCGAAGGCCCTGATGCGCCGGTAATGGATATGGTCATCACGCTTTGCGACAATGCCGCCAGCGAGACCTGTCCCACCTGGCCCGGCCACCCGGTACAGGTGCAATGGCCCTTACAGGACCCGCTGCATGTCGAAGAGATGGCCCAACGCCGCGCCGCGTTTGAGGATACCTATTCCAGCCTCAAAAAACGGCTCCAGCGTCTTGCCGCGCTGAACTTCGATGAGCTGTCGCCAGCAGAGCTGAAAGCGGCCGCGCAGGACATCCACACAAAGCGCTAAGCGCCCGGTAGGACCGTTCTCCAAAAATCGATAGACGTTTCGATCTGGCTGAGCGCATCGCCAAGTCTTGCCGCGTCAGACGCCTCCATCATTGACGGGCGCACAGGCTGAGTGATCGCAAGATGGCGCACCAGCCTCACCGCCACCAGCAAACCATCCGGCAGGGGCGCACCGTCCAGCAAAAGCCCGCTCGCACGTGGATGCATCACATCATTGCGCGCGCCGACGACCCTCTCAAACGCGCGGTGATCCGCCGCCAGAAGCGGCGCCGTGTAGGGCTGAGCGAGTGTTGCTGGGTCCGCGACCCGCGCGACGAGTTCTGCCGGGCCGGGCATGGCCGGTATCTCCGCTTTCGCCTCGGACAGGGACATCACGCAGGCTTGCTGCACCATCAGCACGGCGCCCGTGACGAGCCAGGGCAGGGATTCGTCCGTCTCGCTCACAAGCGCCGCGTGCACAGCGGTGAATTTGGCCGTATCGGCGAGCGAACTGGAAATCGGATGTCTCATAGGCCTATTCTAGCCTTGCTTGGCCCGCGCAAGCCACGCCTCGGCGGTCTGTCCGTACACATCCCAGACCTGCCCCTCGAAGGGTGGCACTGTGTCTACCTTTCGCAACATCCGGCTCCCCAGCCGCTCGGCAACACGGATAGACGCGATATTCTCAGGCAGGATGGTGTGGATGATCTCGGTCCAGCCGAGCGTGCGAACGGCATAGTCCATCGCCGCTGCAGCCCCTTCGCTTGCATAGCCCTTGCCCCAGGCAGAGCGGCCAAGACCCCAGCCTACCTCGGTGCCCGGCCAGCCATGCGGGCGCCATGGCCCGAGCCGGCCGATCCATGTCCCTGTCGATTTTTCGATGACCGAGAACATGGAAAACCCTTCGATCGTCCAGGCCCCCGTCATGCCGCAAAGGCTCCGCCAGGTAAGCTCCGGCCCCTGAGCCCCGCCGAGAAATCGCATGACGTCCGCGTCAGCATGCATGGCGCACCAGGGCGCGAAGTCCTCGCGCCTTGGCGGACGAAGGATCAGCCTTTCCGTCTCGAGGGTCGGTCCGATCCCCATACTGAGCCCTGACTACTCCTGCTCAGCCGGCGCATCGGTACGCGCCTCTTCCTGCTGGAACGCCACATCGACAATCCAGCCCCATGGGCCGCCACGCGACTCTGGTGAGCTGAAGAAGGCCTTCCGCAGCAGGATCGGATACATGTAGAAATTCGAATTCTTGCGCCGCTCGATATCGCTCGCCCGCTCATAGATATAGGTCTCGGCTTCCTCGCCGCTTTGCTGCCCATCATCGACGCGCGCGGTCCAGCCATCCGGCAGACACTTATCGAGCGTTTCCTTGGCCTCTTTGAAGGCGGCCTCAGCGTTCGGCTTTTCTTCCTCAAACCGCAAGCTGCTGGCTTCGAAGATATTGCACCGGAATACGTGACTGTCCGGGTCACCCTCATTCCAGCCGGTCAGGATGCCGTGTTTGCAGACAGTCCCCCAGGGCTGCATGTCGGTTTCAAGCTCGTCCGGGAACGCATTTTCACGCGTCGACGCCCAGCTCAAACCTTCAAAGGGGGCGTCAGGGTTCATCCCTTCGCCGAGCTTCGCAACCGCTTCGCACGCCGTCAGCGCCGCAAAGCGCCCTTCTGTCTCGGCCGTCTCGACTGTCTCGACCGCCGCAACATCGCCCGTTTCGGCGCTCTCTTCGTTCGGCGTGTCTGACGTCCCATTTCCACAAGCCGCCAGCAAGGCTGCACTCAGTCCTATTGTCCAAAAACGCATGATTGTCCCCCATAGATTGGTGACCCGATATAGGCTCACTTTTAGGCACTTGTCAGCCCCGCCAGAAAGCCGCTCCTGAATAAGCTGGATTTGGATCGCGAACTCATGCAGATATTTTATTGTCATGATACCGCTCTCGAAAAAATCGCCTGTCCCTCCGGCCAGTTGCAATCTCGCCAAGGCAATTGACCTCATCGGGGACCGCTGGACCTTACTTATTCTGAGGTCCGCCCTCTACGGCGTCCGCCGCTTCGATGACTTTCAGGAAGAGCTTGGCATTCCGCGGACCATCCTGTCGGGCAGATTGAAAGATCTGTTCAAGGCCGGCCTTCTGGCTAAACAGTCCTATAAGCTCGAAGGGCGCCGGGCCAGGTCCGAATATGTTCTCACAGACAAGGGGGAGGCCTTGCGGCCTATCCTCATCGCGCTGACGCAGTGGGGTGACACCTGGCTGGACAGCGATGGTCAGCCCCCGATCAGCTTCACTGACATGAAAAGCCGCGAAGCCGTGCGCGCCGCCTTTGTGACCCCTGAAGGCCGCGAGGTGTCAGTCGATAATCTGCGCGTTGTTATCCGCCGCTAGCGAGCGAGATAAAGCTGCAGAATGTCATCGGCGATTGAACTGAACGCGGCATCGAGCTGCCTGGCATCCGGGACATCAAGATAGTATTCCGGGCCCGTCGCGCAGGCTTTCAGCAGCTTGTCCGAGCGATCATCAGCCAGCTCAAGCCGGATCGTATAGACAATCAGTCCGTCCCTTTTGGCATTGGTACAAGCTTCCAGCGTTCGCTTGTCCATTTCCTGCCAGATGTCCTGTTGTGACGCGCCCGTAGACAGTCCAAGGCGTCCGTTCGCGAGATAGCCATAGGCTGAATAGTCACTGCCGCGCCCATCATAACGCTTGGAGATATGATTGTTGCCGTCCGTCAGCAGGATGAGGATCTTGTCGACACTCTTGTCTGAATAAGGCGCCCCCTGCCCAAAAGGTATTGAGGGTGAGAGCACACGCCATCCCCAGGCCACACCTTCAGTTATATTGGTGCTGCCTTCGGCTTTCAGCGCATCGATCTCGCTGCGCACAAGAGCGAGGTTTTCAGTCAACGGTGTGATCGGCCGGGTCGCACAGTTAAAGCCGGGGCCGATTGGCGTATCGACGTCCGAAAAGAACCGGTAATTGCTTTTCTTGCTTATCCTGCGGTTATTCAGCTGGCCGGTGATCGGGTTAAGGCCGTATTTGACGACATTTCCGATCCTTCCCAAGACGCCTCCGGACCCGGTGCCATCATACAGATAGTCGTTGCCGTAGCTTCTGCGGTCGTCCGGCTCGTCGGGATAAAAGCTTGGCGTGAAGAGGGTTTCTGCGTCGGACCTGGAGGGGCGCGTGTCGTCGACATCATATGGATAGGTTCGCGCCTCTACACAGCCGGGCCATGCCTCGCCGAGCACATCGTAAAGCGCGGTGCGACTGACATTCGGCAGCAAATTCGTCGCGCTGACATCAGACTTGCCGTTCTTATCGATCCAGTTCTTTTTCCACTTGGTTGGACCGACATTTACCCATGTCGTGAACGGCACAACGGCAAACTTGCGGTTTTGCGTTTTCGACGTCCCGGCATCGATCTTGTCGACGAGCAATTTGGAAGCAGACTGAAGGCGTTTCAGCTTGTCGCCTTCCATTGACCCGGTCGTATCGAGCGACAGCGCGATCTCAAACGTCCGCTCGCTATAACGCACCTCGGATGTGCGCGCGACATTCAGCTCACCAATACCGATGAGCCCCAGAAGCGTTGTCGGTATGTGAGCATCGACATTAGCCGTCAGGTTGTCGCCATCCCGATTAAGCTGGAATTTTTCGATGACCAGGTTCCGGCCCTTCATTTCCTCAAGAAACAGGCGTTCCGCGGTCTCTTTCAATTGTGTGTCGGACAGCTCACCGGATTCGTGCGCCACATAGAGCAGGGCGGCATCAAGCGCCGATTGCGCCTCGACGCTCGCAGTTCTCTGGCGGGTCATATCGATCGCACCCCCCGCCAACGCCAATATAGGCAACAGGCAAAGCGCGAAAATCATCGCTGTATTTCCGCGAACATCGCGCCATAAATTCATCAGGTCTCTCCAGGCTGGCGGCACCATGTCATGTCCAGCTGAAGACGGCGTTTTCTCGGTTCGTAAAATTTGAAATACTTTGATTTTAGGCGCTTTTCAGCGTGAGCCGCCCCAGACCCTGAGCGGGTCGAAGGCGCCCTCTTCGGCAGCGGCCTTCAATTCCTCAATCTGGCGCATCACGGGGCTGGCCTGATCAGATGATCGACCATCCTGATAGAGCGCCGCATCCAGGCGACAAATCCGGCTGTAGAGGTTCTCTGACTCTTCAACGAGATCGAGAAAATTATCTGGCAAACCGCGCCCGCGTTGCTTTGATGGATCGAGCGGCGCGCCATCGCGCGTCATGCGATACTTCTTCTTCAGCGCATCCTCGCGAGACATGTCGCCCTCGCGTACGGCCCGCTGCATCACCAGCCAACCGGCGGCCAGCATAAGCTGCGTCGAAAGCTGCATGCTCCATGCGGCATAGGTGAGACCTGCTTCCCGCGGCAGGGATTTCGACATGTCGCGGCCCGGCCCATCAAGATAGGAGGCCGTCTTTTCAACGAGGCCCATCCCGTCTGCAAAGACCTTGTCGAAGACGCGGCTTGCCGTGAAGTCCGGCTGGTTTGGGTCTTCCGACGCTGGATCTTGCAAAGCTGGCATGTGTCACTCTTGAAGGTGTCTGGACCGGGGGTCTGATGTGCGCGCAAACTATGACGGTTCGGGTTTAAAGGGTCTTAAAGCCAAGCGGCAAATCACGTTTTGAAGATGTCTTCAGCAGCAGATTTATGCGCCTGTTTCTTGTGGATTTCGGCCTCGCAGGCCGCAATATCAGCCTTTAGCGTTTCAATTCTCGCCTTTAGCTCATCGACCGAAAGCAGCTCCAGATCCACCTTCGTCTTTTTGGTCGGCTCGTCTTCAAACATTGTACGCGTCTTCCCTGATGACTACCTAGTCTGCTCACAGGCAAGGCCAGCCGCGCTTTTAAATCAAGCGGTAATCCCTGTCCCAACTTATTCGATATCGGAGCGCCCGCATGCCCAGCCAAATGAAAGCCATTATTGCCGAAGATGGAAAGCCCCTGCGTCTGGGCGATGTCGACCGGCCAGAGCTCGGCCCGCATGACGTACTTGTCAAAGTCGCCGCCGCTGGCCTCAACCGGGCTGATCTGGTGCAGCGCGCTGGGCATTACCCGCCGCCGCCAGGTGCTTCGACAATCATGGGGCTTGAATGCGCCGGCACGATTGCCGAGGTCGGCAGCAAGGTCACCAAGTGGAAAGAAGGCGACAAGGTCTGCGCCCTCCTCGCAGGCGGCGGCTATGCCGAGTTCTGCGCCGTCGATGAAGGCTCGCTGCTACCCATCCCGGACAACCTCTCAATGGTCGAAGCTGCCGCCCTGCCCGAAGCCATGATGACCGTTTACGCCAATCTCTTCATGCGCTGCGCCTTTGCCGAGGGAGAGAGCCTGCTCATGCATGGCGGCACCTCCGGCATCGGCTCAATGGCCATCCAGATGGCAAAGTCTGCTGGCGCCAGCGAGATCTGGACGACAGCTGGCTCCGACGAAAAGTGTGAGGCGGCCCGCGGCTTCGGCGCAACCCGGCCGATCAACTACAAGACCGAAGACTTCGAGGATGTTGTGCGCGACGGCGGCGGCGCTGACGTCATTTTCGACATGGTTGGCGGCGACTATGTTCAGAAGAATATTTCAGCGGCAAAGATCAATGGCCGCATCTGCAACATTGCCTATCTGAACGGGCCAAAGGTTGAGCTCAATCTGATGCCGATCATGCTGAAACGTCTGATCCTGACAGGGACGACCCTCCGCGCTCGGCCCGTCGCCGAAAAAGCGGATATCCGTGAAGCTGTAGAGCGCCGGTTCTGGCCGGAAGTTGCGGCAGGAAAGATCGTGCCGGTTATTGATACGGTCTATCCAATCGCAGAGGCGGAAGCTGCGCAGGCAGCCATGTCCAAAGGCGGACATATCGGCAAGATTCTACTTGAGATGTAGGCACTTTAACCGACGGCCTTCAATAGCGTCTGTCTGTTCCAAGATTTAAATAATCAGCATTTTGCGGTCGCACACACGTAATTAGTGTGCGATACTCGCCCTGTGCAATGCTGGCTGATAAATCGGTCAGGTTTGGGTCTGGAGACCGATAGTGCCACACCGAATTGAATCTTTGAGGAAAAACCTCGACCGTCTCGAAACCGATTTCGACACGCTCGCGAGTTCAATCCCCCAGCTCGCCTGGATGGCGGACGCCGAAGGCAACATCTTCTGGTACAATCAGCGCTGGTATGACTTCACCGGAACAGAACTTGACGACGTCGAGGGCTGGAAGTGGCAAAGCGTTCATCACCCCGATCATGTTGACCGCGTCGTCGCCAAGGTAAAACAGTCCTTTGCTGCCCAGCTTCCATGGGAAGATCTGTTTCCACTGCGCAGCGCGGATGGCGTTTATCGCTGGTTCCTGACGCGAGCCCGTCCTGTCCGCGACGACAACGGGAAAGTGGTGCGCTGGTTCGGCACCAATACTGACGTGACCGAGCAGAAGAATATTGAAGAACGCCAGGTTCTTCTGATGCGCGAGATCGACCATCGCGCAAAGAACGCGCTGACCGTCGCCCAAGCCATCGTCAATCTCAGCCATGCCGACACGATCGAGGACTTTCGCGCCGCCGTTAGTGAGCGCCTCGGCGCCCTGTCGCGCGCCTATGGCCTGCTGGCCGATGCCCGCTGGGAGAGCGCAGACCTCAAAAAACTGGTCCACGACGAAGTCGTCCGGGTGGCCGGCCGCGACAATCCCCATGTTGAGATCAAGGGCAAGTCGGTAGAGCTTCGCCCCGAGCAGGCCCAGACCATTGGTCTTATCCTGCACGAGCTGACAGTGAACGCCGCCCGTTTCGGCGCCCTCTCTCAAGAGAATGGGCGTCTTGAGATCGACTGGCGCGAAAATGAGAGCCGCATCACGCTCAACTGGCGCGAAAGCGGTGGCCCGGTCACGCAAGCGCCTGACCGCACCGGCTTTGGCACTGGCGTGATCGACCGGCTTGCCGAAGACTTTGACGGCCGCCTGCTGCGCGAATGGCGCCCGGACGGCATCGCCGTGACGCTCTCGATCAATAGCGGCGAGATCAATGATACTCCGGCCAGCCGCACGCGCGTGCCAATTGCCGCAAGTGCAAACCGCAAGCCTCGGATTCTGATCGTTGAAGATGAGCCGATGACGGCGCTCGACCTCGAAATGCGGTTGTCCGATGCCAATTACGATGTGATGGGCCCGGCCGGCTCCCTGCTCGGCGCCAAAAATGAACTGGAGCATGGCTTGCCGGACATCGCCCTGCTCGACACAAATTTGCGCGGGGAAAAGAGCTATGGCCTTGCCATCAAGCTGCGCTCAGA contains:
- a CDS encoding arsenate reductase ArsC is translated as MKPRNILILCTGNSARSIIGEVLTSAMPGFKGYSAGSRPREEPHPIALAILEANGHDTSGLSSKSWDVFEGPDAPVMDMVITLCDNAASETCPTWPGHPVQVQWPLQDPLHVEEMAQRRAAFEDTYSSLKKRLQRLAALNFDELSPAELKAAAQDIHTKR
- a CDS encoding GNAT family N-acetyltransferase, with amino-acid sequence MGIGPTLETERLILRPPRREDFAPWCAMHADADVMRFLGGAQGPELTWRSLCGMTGAWTIEGFSMFSVIEKSTGTWIGRLGPWRPHGWPGTEVGWGLGRSAWGKGYASEGAAAAMDYAVRTLGWTEIIHTILPENIASIRVAERLGSRMLRKVDTVPPFEGQVWDVYGQTAEAWLARAKQG
- a CDS encoding winged helix-turn-helix transcriptional regulator, with product MIPLSKKSPVPPASCNLAKAIDLIGDRWTLLILRSALYGVRRFDDFQEELGIPRTILSGRLKDLFKAGLLAKQSYKLEGRRARSEYVLTDKGEALRPILIALTQWGDTWLDSDGQPPISFTDMKSREAVRAAFVTPEGREVSVDNLRVVIRR
- a CDS encoding TadE/TadG family type IV pilus assembly protein, with the translated sequence MNLWRDVRGNTAMIFALCLLPILALAGGAIDMTRQRTASVEAQSALDAALLYVAHESGELSDTQLKETAERLFLEEMKGRNLVIEKFQLNRDGDNLTANVDAHIPTTLLGLIGIGELNVARTSEVRYSERTFEIALSLDTTGSMEGDKLKRLQSASKLLVDKIDAGTSKTQNRKFAVVPFTTWVNVGPTKWKKNWIDKNGKSDVSATNLLPNVSRTALYDVLGEAWPGCVEARTYPYDVDDTRPSRSDAETLFTPSFYPDEPDDRRSYGNDYLYDGTGSGGVLGRIGNVVKYGLNPITGQLNNRRISKKSNYRFFSDVDTPIGPGFNCATRPITPLTENLALVRSEIDALKAEGSTNITEGVAWGWRVLSPSIPFGQGAPYSDKSVDKILILLTDGNNHISKRYDGRGSDYSAYGYLANGRLGLSTGASQQDIWQEMDKRTLEACTNAKRDGLIVYTIRLELADDRSDKLLKACATGPEYYLDVPDARQLDAAFSSIADDILQLYLAR
- a CDS encoding DUF1465 family protein, whose amino-acid sequence is MPALQDPASEDPNQPDFTASRVFDKVFADGMGLVEKTASYLDGPGRDMSKSLPREAGLTYAAWSMQLSTQLMLAAGWLVMQRAVREGDMSREDALKKKYRMTRDGAPLDPSKQRGRGLPDNFLDLVEESENLYSRICRLDAALYQDGRSSDQASPVMRQIEELKAAAEEGAFDPLRVWGGSR
- a CDS encoding DUF1192 domain-containing protein, whose amino-acid sequence is MFEDEPTKKTKVDLELLSVDELKARIETLKADIAACEAEIHKKQAHKSAAEDIFKT
- a CDS encoding NAD(P)H-quinone oxidoreductase — translated: MPSQMKAIIAEDGKPLRLGDVDRPELGPHDVLVKVAAAGLNRADLVQRAGHYPPPPGASTIMGLECAGTIAEVGSKVTKWKEGDKVCALLAGGGYAEFCAVDEGSLLPIPDNLSMVEAAALPEAMMTVYANLFMRCAFAEGESLLMHGGTSGIGSMAIQMAKSAGASEIWTTAGSDEKCEAARGFGATRPINYKTEDFEDVVRDGGGADVIFDMVGGDYVQKNISAAKINGRICNIAYLNGPKVELNLMPIMLKRLILTGTTLRARPVAEKADIREAVERRFWPEVAAGKIVPVIDTVYPIAEAEAAQAAMSKGGHIGKILLEM
- a CDS encoding HWE histidine kinase domain-containing protein; the protein is MPHRIESLRKNLDRLETDFDTLASSIPQLAWMADAEGNIFWYNQRWYDFTGTELDDVEGWKWQSVHHPDHVDRVVAKVKQSFAAQLPWEDLFPLRSADGVYRWFLTRARPVRDDNGKVVRWFGTNTDVTEQKNIEERQVLLMREIDHRAKNALTVAQAIVNLSHADTIEDFRAAVSERLGALSRAYGLLADARWESADLKKLVHDEVVRVAGRDNPHVEIKGKSVELRPEQAQTIGLILHELTVNAARFGALSQENGRLEIDWRENESRITLNWRESGGPVTQAPDRTGFGTGVIDRLAEDFDGRLLREWRPDGIAVTLSINSGEINDTPASRTRVPIAASANRKPRILIVEDEPMTALDLEMRLSDANYDVMGPAGSLLGAKNELEHGLPDIALLDTNLRGEKSYGLAIKLRSEGVPVIFCTGYEELEDLPESLLDCPVISKPFRDEVLMSTLESALVREKV